Proteins encoded by one window of Musa acuminata AAA Group cultivar baxijiao chromosome BXJ2-9, Cavendish_Baxijiao_AAA, whole genome shotgun sequence:
- the LOC135622022 gene encoding mannose-specific lectin 3-like, with product MAIPSASCLLFLLSSILFLLTPPSIANDNNIMLTGDVLGPDDELSYLDTTLTMQIDCNLVLYHYKGTPAFDSSTYDRGVVNCSVALNEHGQFVISDPNGNPIWVSGRPGRKGTYAAVLQPDKQVGIYGPVVWSTSNLGSTKYAMVDDEDEAIPTVKNTLFSSEIIADGAELTTRDYRFIMDESCSLELRKSDLYIWVSGTVGRGQHCFLRLNRRGQLTIKDDMYKTIWSTDPSPDGVGDYVLILQYNGQAAVYGPLIWSTGDDGQIIYPAVSPAPTY from the coding sequence ATGGCAATCCCCAGTGCATcttgtctcctcttcctcctctcgtcCATACTCTTCCTTCTCACACCCCCTTCCATTGCCAATGATAATAACATTATGCTCACCGGCGATGTCCTCGGCCCCGACGACGAGCTCTCCTACCTCGATACTACCCTTACTATGCAAATTGACTGCAACCTCGTTTTGTATCATTACAAGGGTACTCCGGCCTTCGATTCCAGCACGTACGACCGGGGTGTCGTTAACTGCAGCGTCGCCCTCAACGAGCACGGTCAGTTTGTCATCTCAGACCCGAACGGCAATCCCATATGGGTCTCCGGGAGACCCGGCCGGAAAGGCACGTACGCGGCCGTGCTCCAACCCGACAAACAGGTGGGCATATATGGCCCGGTTGTCTGGTCCACCTCTAACCTGGGATCCACCAAATATGCTATGGTAGACGACGAAGACGAGGCTATTCCGACGGTGAAGAACACTTTGTTCTCATCCGAGATCATCGCTGATGGCGCGGAGCTCACCACCAGGGATTACCGATTCATTATGGATGAAAGCTGCAGTTTGGAGCTGCGCAAAAGTGACTTGTACATCTGGGTATCCGGAACGGTAGGCCGAGGCCAGCACTGCTTTCTACGGCTTAATCGCAGGGGGCAGCTCACCATCAAAGACGACATGTATAAGACCATATGGTCCACTGATCCATCACCAGATGGCGTTGGTGACTACGTGTTAATCCTCCAATATAACGGTCAGGCTGCCGTCTATGGACCGTTAATTTGGTCCACCGGCGATGATGGCCAAATCATCTATCCTGCCGTCTCTCCTGCTCCAACCTATTGA